ACTACAGGAGCTCAGCGTGAGCACAGATACGAGCAGCTTAAGACACAGGCAATCAGCCGCGGGCTCACACAAGAAAAGATACAGTTCTACCTTGACTTTTTTAGGTACGGTTGTCCGCCGCATGGAGGCTTTGGAATTGGAGTTGAGCGCATAACAATGCTGCTGTTAGGTGTCCCTACAATCAAAGAAATGCAATATATCTTCAGAGGACCGACCAGAATAAAACCATAAAGAGGAGAGTGTATGGAAACCGTAGATTTGGAAGAAGTGAGGCATTTGGCCAGGTTATCTGCGCTGAAATTTGGTGAAGCGGAGCTTAAAGAGTTTATTCCGCAGTTTAATAATATTTTAAAGATGGTGGGCCAGATTGCAGACGCTGAGGCTAAGGGTGAGCTGGAATATCCGGATGCCGTTGATGTGTCTCAGCTGCGAGAAGATAAAGTAGGTGTGAGCATGCCGCAGAAGCTGGCTCTTATCAATGCACCAAAACAACGCAAGGGGCAATATAACGTTCCGAAGGTGGTGGACTGATGGAAAATCTGACTATAACTCAAGCTCGAAAGCTTTTGAAGGAAGGCAAAATTACGAGTGAAGCGCTCACAAAATATTATGTTGACAGAATAAAAAAGTATAAGGATAAAAACGCTGTGTTAGAGGTGTTTGACGACGCACTGACACAGGCTAAAGAATGTGACAAACAAATAAAAAAAGGCAAAGACCTTCCGCTTTTGGGTGTGCCTATCCTTATCAAAGATAATCTGCTTTATGAGGGAAAAACCACTTCGTGTGCTTCAAAGTTTTTAGAAAATTATAAAGCTCAATATACTGCAACTGCAGTACAAAAGTTGCTTGATGCCGGTGCTGTGATTTTAGGGCGTAGCAACATGGACGAGTTTGCCATGGGCTCATCTACGCGAAATTCAGCTTTCGGCATTTGTAAAAACGCCTATGACGACACTCGTGTTCCCGGGGGCTCTAGCGGCGGCAGTGCCGTGGCAACGGCGCTTGACCTGTGTGTTGCAGCTCTTGGCAGTGACACCGGCGGGTCTATCAGACAGCCTGCGAGTCTTAACGGTGTTGTGGGTCTAAAGCCAAGCTACGGAAGAGTAAGCCGTTATGGACTGATTGCTTTTGGCAGTAGTCTTGACCAGATAGGTCCCATCACCAAGACCGTGGAGGATGCGGCAATATTATTAAAGGTTATGGCAGGCTCTGACCCCAAAGACCAAACCAGCTCGCAGGAAAAAGTTGATGATTATTGTGCCTTGGTCGGCATCAAAGGCAAGAAGATAGGTATAATCAAAGAGGTTGATCAAATTACAAAGACGCTTGAGTGTTATGACAAATATAAAGCCGTTTTAGAAGTTTTAAAGCAAAGCGGTGCCGAAATTGTTGAGGTATCTGTTCCGAACTACAAGCTTTCACTGCCGCTGTATTATATTATTTCACCGGCAGAGGCCGCCAGCAATCTTGGCAGGTTTGACGGAATAAAATATAGCAGACGAAGCGAAAAGGCCGGCAGCGTAGAAGATATATATATTTTAAGCCGCACTGAGGGCTTCGGGAAGGAAGTTAAGCGCAGAATTATGCTGGGTAACTTTGTTTTGAGCAGCGGATATTTTGATGCTTATTATGTAAAGGCCAAGCGTATTCAGCAGCAGCTCATAAAAGATACTGAAAAGGCATTTGAAAAGTGCGATGTAATAATGTTGCCTACCGCACTTGGTGAGGCGTTTAAGCTGGATAGCGTTATGGACCCCGTTGAAGAGTATAAAGAGGATATGTTTACCATCTTTGCAAACTTGGTGGGCATTCCCGCCATAAGTATTCCTTTTGCAAAAGGCAAGGCAAACTTGCCGCTGGGCCTTCAGCTGATGAGTAAAAAGTTTGATGAAAAAACACTTATTTCCGTTGCTGATTTTGTGTTTAGAAAATACAAAGGAGGCGGCAGATAATGAGTATAAAAGATTTTGACATAACAATTGGTCTTGAAATTCACGCTGAGCTTAACACCAATACTAAGGTGTTTTGCAGCTGTAAAAATGAATTTGGGGCAGAGCCTAACACTAATGTGTGTCCGGTGTGCATAGGTCTTCCGGGAGCGCTTCCGGTAATAAATAGGAAAGCAGTGGAGCTTGCTGTCAAAGCAGGTCTTTGTATGGGCTGTAAAATTTCGCCTCTGACTATATTTGAGAGGAAGAACTATTTTTATCCTGACCTCAGCAAGGCTTATCAAATAAGTCAGCTTCAGAAGCCGCTGTGTCTTGGCGGCGGTATAACATTGGACAGCGGAAAGTTTATACGGCTTAACCGTATTCATCTTGAAGAGGATGCGGGAAAGCTTACGCACGTAAACTCTACTGTAGGGTCTTTGATTGATTATAATCGGGGCGGCGTGCCTCTTATTGAAATTGTAACTGAACCTGACATAACTAATGCTGAAGATGCAGTTGAGTTTATGATGAAGCTGCGAAGCAATCTTGTGTTTGGCGGGATTGCCGAGTGCAGAATGGAGCAGGGCGGCATGAGATGTGATGTAAACCTGTCAGTAAAGCCTGCGGGTAGCAAGGTTTTGGGCACGAGAACAGAAATGAAAAATCTCAACTCCTTCAAAATGGTTGGAAGGGCTATAGACTATGAGGCAAAACGTCAGGTTGAAGCCATTGAAAATGGAGAGAAAATCATACAGCAAACCCGTAAGTGGGATGATAACAAGGGTAAAAGCTTTGCCATGCGAAACAAAGAAGAAGCAAATGACTACAGATACTTTCCGGACCCCGACATTTTGGCCATTAAGGTCGGAAACAAACTTGTTTCAGAAACCAAGCTTGGATTGCCGCGGCTGAGCGAGCAGCGTAAGAACTATTATGTGACCGAACTGAAGTTACCTCTTTATGATGCAAAAATTCTGACAAGCGAGCTTTTTATCTCCAACTATTTTGAAGAGGTGTTAAAGCAGTTTGACAACGCCAAGATTGTATCTAATTGGATTATGACAGAGGTTCTTAGAAAGCTTAAGGAAAAAGAAACGAATAATCTTAATGACATAATTTTGGTGAGTAACCTTGTTCAAATTATCAAAATGGTGGAGCAAAAGGAAATTACGAGACTAAGCGCTAAGGAGCTGTTTGAAAAAGTGTGCTTCACAAAGCTTGACGCAAAGGAAACCGCTAAAACCGGGGGCATACTGACTGGAATTTCGGAAAACGAAATTATAAAAATTATTGACGAAGCACTTGCAGCCAACCCCAGAGCAGTGGAGGATTATAAAACCGAGCCTGATAAAGTTATTAAATTTTTTATGGGACAGGTTATGCGAAAAACTGCGGGAGCTGCCAAAGTAGAAGTTGCCATGCCCATTTTGCAAAAGAAGCTTAGTGAGCAAAAATAAAAACAGATTAGAATATGTAAATCATTTGCCGCGCTTTTGGCTTGCAATAACAAAAAAACCTCTCATATGAGAGGTTTTTTTTGTTGTTTATCATGGATATTTAATGTTTCCGAAGCTGGTTGGGTTAAGAGCATACATAGTATTGAAATTATAGGCCACGCCGTATTTATTTTGGTCAAAGGCTATGTTTCCGTATATGTCCACCTTAGCTTCAAGTGAGCCCGACTTTGCATTAATCCTGATTTTATCAATAAACAGATTGTTCAGCAAATACTTTCCGTTTTTAAGAGATGTAGTTGCCTTGAAGTGAGTGTAATAAGTTGAGTCATAAGGGTTCATCATCTTAACTAAAGTCAGCTGTTGCAAGTCAAAGTCTACTCGATATTCTTTGTTGCTTCCGTTTTGAGTGTAGGTATAGTTTTTGATTACTTTCTCAATCTTGGTCGGTCCGTCTATATATTCAACATCCGCTCTAAATTGCTCCATAATGTCATTGGTGAAGCCGCAGATATCCTGAATAAGCACAAACACATCCATGTTACTTGGGTCGTGACGGGCTTTTATATAATCTGTTGCGTTCTTAGCTCCAATACCTAAGAAACCGCCCGTTTTATATGTTGTTGTTCTGTCTACATATATCATCGGTCTGCCCTCAAGCCTGTCGGTGATATATATTTTTACGGAGTGGTTTGTTGTGTTGGAGTTTGCATTACTTGGCTCATTTATGTTTTGAACACCGATAAGCCCGAACAGGCTGACATTTCTTCCGGGAAGTGTAAGACTTATCATAGCCTCAAAGCTTCCGTCCTCGTGCAGTTTAAACTCTGCATTTTGTATTGTAAGCCTCAGTTCACAGCTTGCTATGTTATATGCGTTAAGGTTAATGTTTATGTAACTGCCGCTTGCTATACCCATGTTGTAACTTTGCTCAGAGGCATTATAGCTGGTCTGAATTGTGTCATCAACCTCACCTAAGAAGTTTGCAAGGGTTGAGAAGTCCATATAATTTCCAGGATCTGCGGGTGCGCGTGCAATTGAAGGTATCGTGTCAACAGTAATGCCGGTAAGGTTCATATAAATGCCTTCGCCCACCTTAAGTCCATACATGTCAAGCTGCAATTTCTGACCGTTAAATTGTATTTCAATAGTGATGATGTTTTCTCCCCACTGATAGTTAAGCAGGCTTCCGATATCAAGGTCAAGCGAAATCTTGCCGGTTTGGTCCATAGTGAGGCTGGTGATAAGAGGAGCGTAATTGCGCAGAATTCCAAAGATATCTATGCCTTCTTCACCCATTTCTTCCATACCACTGCTGGCAAGTGCCAAATCTATCATCATATCGTGGTTGTCATTAAACAATACCGCATCCAGAATTTCTTGGAAGCCTGAAGTATCGAGATAGTGGGGCAGGGCGAACTTGGCTGTTTCAAATACTTCTCTTATATTGGATTTATTCATTTGTCCCTTAAGTCCGTTGGTATTAAGATACAGGTGTCCGTCTCCCGGTGCACTTGTCTGCGGGTCGGGAGGATTGCTGTAATACCATGCTTCAAGGGTCTGAGGGTATCTTACCCATTGGTCATATAATGCACCACGTCCTGAGGCTGCAATGTTTATGTGCAAAGCTTCAAGAAGTATGTTTTCGGGGCCAAACAGTTCGAATGACAAGTCTTGAATGTCAAGCAGAACGCGACTGAGAGCATTGTCATAAACGCTTGCGCCATAAGATACACCGTAGTTGTCGCGTGCCTTGTTTGTTTCAGAAGCATAGTTCAGATCGGCTTCGTATATGCCTATCTGACCAAGGAACTGATATTGGTCGGTTGCTTCATTTTTAAAGTCTTCAATAAGCTGTGATATTTCGTCCATATACTTTGTAAGCTCAACATACCGCAGATAGCCGTCTCTTGAAGCCTGGTCTATGTCGGGTATGGTTATACCCCCCACCTGACTTATAAACAGAGTAGCCACAATGTCGGTGTATACAAAGTTTATTTCACTGATAAGCCCGCCCTGATTTTTAATCTGAAGCATTGTGCTGCTGTCAAAGTTAATAGTAAGCGTGCTGCCGTTTGCAGTCATACTTTGCAGGAAGCTGACATTAATATCCTGCAGGCTCAGTTTCTTTGCCATATCAATCAGCTGGTCGGGTATTGAAAGCTCTGTTCCGAACTTATCGTTTATGTATGTTACAAGTTCTTTAATATCATCATAAGTGGCCTGAAGTTTTACGCCGTCAAGCTCTATAAAGATGATACCGTCCTGCAGGGTGATAATAATGCTGTGTCCATACATTTGCATTGAAAGCTGAAGAATAAGGTTGCTGTCAACAAAGCTTATTATATAATCAAAGTTGAATGTTTCTTGTGAGCCGTTGTAAACAAATGATATTTGTCCCGTTCCGCTAACAGTAAGGTTTGCAAGAGTGTTGACCAGCGCCTTAATGGTGGGGAATAGGTCATCCCAATTTGTGCAGTTTAAAGGAGCGGATATCGCTGGCTGACGTGAGGCAACAGCTGCGCTGATTGCTGCATCTTGGGTATTAACATTTATGTCGGTGATTTTTCCGTCTGAAGTTGTGAGCTCAAAACTTATGTCTCTGAACGCACCGCTTATTATGTCACCAAAGGTCATAGCCTTAAGTGCATTATAAATTTCCATGACGGTGAGCTCTTCAGTATTTTCAAAGGTGTCGGTGATTTGTTCGAGCAAATCGTCTATAGCTTCAAGGTTCATGTT
The Christensenellaceae bacterium DNA segment above includes these coding regions:
- the gatA gene encoding Asp-tRNA(Asn)/Glu-tRNA(Gln) amidotransferase subunit GatA encodes the protein MENLTITQARKLLKEGKITSEALTKYYVDRIKKYKDKNAVLEVFDDALTQAKECDKQIKKGKDLPLLGVPILIKDNLLYEGKTTSCASKFLENYKAQYTATAVQKLLDAGAVILGRSNMDEFAMGSSTRNSAFGICKNAYDDTRVPGGSSGGSAVATALDLCVAALGSDTGGSIRQPASLNGVVGLKPSYGRVSRYGLIAFGSSLDQIGPITKTVEDAAILLKVMAGSDPKDQTSSQEKVDDYCALVGIKGKKIGIIKEVDQITKTLECYDKYKAVLEVLKQSGAEIVEVSVPNYKLSLPLYYIISPAEAASNLGRFDGIKYSRRSEKAGSVEDIYILSRTEGFGKEVKRRIMLGNFVLSSGYFDAYYVKAKRIQQQLIKDTEKAFEKCDVIMLPTALGEAFKLDSVMDPVEEYKEDMFTIFANLVGIPAISIPFAKGKANLPLGLQLMSKKFDEKTLISVADFVFRKYKGGGR
- the gatC gene encoding Asp-tRNA(Asn)/Glu-tRNA(Gln) amidotransferase subunit GatC produces the protein METVDLEEVRHLARLSALKFGEAELKEFIPQFNNILKMVGQIADAEAKGELEYPDAVDVSQLREDKVGVSMPQKLALINAPKQRKGQYNVPKVVD
- the gatB gene encoding Asp-tRNA(Asn)/Glu-tRNA(Gln) amidotransferase subunit GatB translates to MSIKDFDITIGLEIHAELNTNTKVFCSCKNEFGAEPNTNVCPVCIGLPGALPVINRKAVELAVKAGLCMGCKISPLTIFERKNYFYPDLSKAYQISQLQKPLCLGGGITLDSGKFIRLNRIHLEEDAGKLTHVNSTVGSLIDYNRGGVPLIEIVTEPDITNAEDAVEFMMKLRSNLVFGGIAECRMEQGGMRCDVNLSVKPAGSKVLGTRTEMKNLNSFKMVGRAIDYEAKRQVEAIENGEKIIQQTRKWDDNKGKSFAMRNKEEANDYRYFPDPDILAIKVGNKLVSETKLGLPRLSEQRKNYYVTELKLPLYDAKILTSELFISNYFEEVLKQFDNAKIVSNWIMTEVLRKLKEKETNNLNDIILVSNLVQIIKMVEQKEITRLSAKELFEKVCFTKLDAKETAKTGGILTGISENEIIKIIDEALAANPRAVEDYKTEPDKVIKFFMGQVMRKTAGAAKVEVAMPILQKKLSEQK